The following coding sequences lie in one Lytechinus pictus isolate F3 Inbred unplaced genomic scaffold, Lp3.0 scaffold_20, whole genome shotgun sequence genomic window:
- the LOC129283385 gene encoding uncharacterized protein LOC129283385 isoform X1, with the protein MAQDRSILIGMLVCCLAVVSIVALVLGIISLNSQQGMQGGRTTNGTQSINIYNRPATESTPDSSDDKIWLFAIGHYDDVRQYLDESTYTIKGFTPDIVDAVCAIANKNCRLVYDIYENCWDNQAGLRPRGGPGLMGNWYDACAEWVQTYNRRLTYYFTVPFTKGGSVALYVKNDSSSVTYDDLTNQKVGFLDGWNSDEFCLARYKNIAGSTLGPNQIFHYQSADLLIDAVQNDVIDVAFGENIAQFSTSLKRISPLDFENNCVAGGASIMTRHTNRYLVNWWNDAFQRLNDRGRYNEICDSIHERHGHIPSGDYTDICI; encoded by the exons ATGGCTCAAGATAGATCTATCTTAATTGGAATGTTAGTCTGCTGTTTAGCTGTGGTCAGCATCGTAGCTTTAGTTCTTGGTATCATCAGCCTCAATTCCCAACAAGGCATGCAAGGAGGAAGGACTACCAATGGTACACAATCGATTAACATCTACAATAGACCAGCAACAG AGAGCACCCCGGATAGCAGTGATGATAAAATCTGGTTGTTCGCCATTGGGCATTATGATGACGTAAGGCAGTATTT GGATGAGTCGACATACACTATTAAGGGATTCACTCCTGATATCGTTGACGCTG tgTGTGCGATTGCAAACAAGAATTGTAGATTGGTGTATGATATCTACGAGAATTGTTGGGACAATCAAGCGGGTCTGCGCCCCAGGGGTGGCCCCGGTCTCATGGGCAACTGGTATGATGCCTGTGCAG AATGGGTCCAAACTTACAATCGACGTCTGACATATTATTTTACGGTACCGTTCACAAAAGGAGGTAGTGTCGCCCTCTACGTGAAGAATGACAGCAGCTCAGTGACGTATGatgatttgaccaatcagaaagTTGGATTTCTCGATGGATGGAACTCGGATGAGTTCTGTCTTGCCCGATACAAAAACATCGCG GGGTCCACACTTGGTCCAAATCAGATATTTCATTATCAGTCAGCTGATCTCCTAATAGATGCTGTACAAAATGATGTT attgaTGTAGCATTTGGAGAGAATATTGCACAATTCTCTACCTCGTTGAAACGTATCTCACCGCTTGACTTCGAGAATAATTGTGTAGCTGGTGGCGCCTCAATCATGACACGACATACCAACCGTTATCTGGTTAATTGGTGGAACGATGCTTTCCAACGACTCAATGACAGAGGTCGCTATAACGAAATCTGTGATTCTATTCATGAGCGCCACG GTCATATTCCAAGTGGAGATTACACTGACATCTGCATCTGA
- the LOC129283385 gene encoding uncharacterized protein LOC129283385 isoform X2 has protein sequence MVHNRLTSTIDQQQRAPRIAVMIKSGCSPLGIMMTDESTYTIKGFTPDIVDAVCAIANKNCRLVYDIYENCWDNQAGLRPRGGPGLMGNWYDACAEWVQTYNRRLTYYFTVPFTKGGSVALYVKNDSSSVTYDDLTNQKVGFLDGWNSDEFCLARYKNIAGSTLGPNQIFHYQSADLLIDAVQNDVIDVAFGENIAQFSTSLKRISPLDFENNCVAGGASIMTRHTNRYLVNWWNDAFQRLNDRGRYNEICDSIHERHGHIPSGDYTDICI, from the exons ATGGTACACAATCGATTAACATCTACAATAGACCAGCAACAG AGAGCACCCCGGATAGCAGTGATGATAAAATCTGGTTGTTCGCCATTGGGCATTATGATGAC GGATGAGTCGACATACACTATTAAGGGATTCACTCCTGATATCGTTGACGCTG tgTGTGCGATTGCAAACAAGAATTGTAGATTGGTGTATGATATCTACGAGAATTGTTGGGACAATCAAGCGGGTCTGCGCCCCAGGGGTGGCCCCGGTCTCATGGGCAACTGGTATGATGCCTGTGCAG AATGGGTCCAAACTTACAATCGACGTCTGACATATTATTTTACGGTACCGTTCACAAAAGGAGGTAGTGTCGCCCTCTACGTGAAGAATGACAGCAGCTCAGTGACGTATGatgatttgaccaatcagaaagTTGGATTTCTCGATGGATGGAACTCGGATGAGTTCTGTCTTGCCCGATACAAAAACATCGCG GGGTCCACACTTGGTCCAAATCAGATATTTCATTATCAGTCAGCTGATCTCCTAATAGATGCTGTACAAAATGATGTT attgaTGTAGCATTTGGAGAGAATATTGCACAATTCTCTACCTCGTTGAAACGTATCTCACCGCTTGACTTCGAGAATAATTGTGTAGCTGGTGGCGCCTCAATCATGACACGACATACCAACCGTTATCTGGTTAATTGGTGGAACGATGCTTTCCAACGACTCAATGACAGAGGTCGCTATAACGAAATCTGTGATTCTATTCATGAGCGCCACG GTCATATTCCAAGTGGAGATTACACTGACATCTGCATCTGA